The following are encoded together in the Roseobacter denitrificans OCh 114 genome:
- a CDS encoding acyl carrier protein: MSTLDQVIAIIAEHAVLDPADVSADSTLEELGIDSLGLVECIFAIEESFDISVPFNANNPTESDFDISSVASIVEGITRLQAEQG, encoded by the coding sequence ATGAGCACATTGGATCAGGTCATCGCAATCATCGCAGAGCATGCCGTCCTCGACCCTGCGGATGTGTCCGCGGACAGCACATTGGAAGAGTTGGGCATCGACAGTCTGGGACTGGTGGAATGCATCTTTGCGATTGAGGAGAGCTTTGACATTTCCGTGCCATTCAACGCCAACAACCCGACCGAAAGTGATTTCGACATCTCCTCTGTCGCGTCCATCGTGGAAGGAATCACGCGCCTGCAGGCAGAACAGGGCTGA
- a CDS encoding beta-ketoacyl-[acyl-carrier-protein] synthase family protein gives MKRVVITGAGTINALGHDVPTTLAAMRDGVCGIGPLALRDVERLSIQIGGQVRDFEAEGRYNRQQMSLYDRFTQFTLAAANEAIAQSGLSFSGALSARSGVVLGTAGGGVSTWDDNYRSVYEDGKNRVHPFVVPKLMNNAAASHVSMEHNLKGPSFTVSTACASSNHAMAQAFMMVRSGLAPVMITGGSESMLCFGGVKAWEGLRVMSRDACRPFSANRNGMVQGEGAGVFVFEEYDAAKKRGADILCEVVGFAMSSDAADIVMPSKNGAARAMAGALSDAGLNRDEVGYINAHGTGTAANDKTECAAVADVFGPHADKLMISSTKSMHGHLIGGTGAVELLACIMAVRDGVIAPTIGYQEPDPECALDVVPNEARDADVTVALSNAFAFGGMNAVLALRKV, from the coding sequence ATGAAACGTGTTGTGATCACCGGGGCAGGCACCATCAATGCCTTGGGCCATGACGTACCCACGACACTGGCCGCGATGCGCGACGGTGTCTGTGGTATCGGACCCTTGGCCTTGCGTGATGTCGAGCGGCTGTCGATCCAGATCGGCGGGCAGGTGCGCGATTTTGAAGCCGAAGGGCGCTATAACCGTCAGCAGATGTCGCTTTATGACCGTTTCACGCAGTTCACACTGGCCGCCGCCAATGAGGCGATCGCGCAATCCGGGCTGAGCTTTTCGGGCGCGCTTTCGGCCCGCTCCGGCGTTGTGCTGGGCACAGCGGGCGGCGGTGTCAGCACGTGGGATGACAACTATCGCTCGGTCTATGAGGACGGAAAAAACCGGGTTCACCCCTTTGTCGTGCCGAAATTGATGAACAATGCGGCCGCATCGCATGTGAGCATGGAACATAACCTCAAGGGTCCGTCGTTTACCGTATCGACGGCCTGCGCCTCATCCAATCACGCCATGGCGCAGGCCTTTATGATGGTGAGATCCGGTTTGGCACCTGTCATGATCACTGGCGGGTCGGAATCCATGCTCTGTTTTGGCGGCGTCAAGGCCTGGGAAGGGCTGCGGGTGATGTCGCGCGATGCCTGCCGCCCGTTCTCGGCCAATCGTAACGGGATGGTGCAGGGCGAAGGGGCGGGAGTCTTTGTCTTTGAAGAGTATGACGCAGCCAAAAAGCGCGGCGCAGATATCTTGTGCGAAGTCGTGGGGTTTGCCATGTCGTCTGATGCAGCCGATATCGTCATGCCCTCCAAGAATGGTGCCGCACGCGCCATGGCCGGCGCGTTGAGCGATGCGGGGCTGAACCGGGACGAGGTGGGATACATCAATGCCCATGGCACAGGCACCGCTGCCAACGACAAGACCGAATGCGCTGCTGTCGCGGATGTCTTTGGGCCGCATGCGGACAAGTTGATGATATCCTCGACCAAATCAATGCACGGGCATCTGATCGGGGGCACGGGTGCTGTCGAACTGCTGGCCTGTATCATGGCGGTTCGGGACGGTGTGATCGCCCCGACCATCGGCTATCAGGAACCCGATCCGGAATGTGCGCTCGATGTGGTGCCCAATGAGGCGCGCGATGCCGATGTCACCGTCGCACTGTCCAACGCTTTTGCCTTTGGCGGCATGAACGCGGTGCTGGCCCTGCGCAAGGTATGA
- a CDS encoding invasion associated locus B family protein, with translation MTLFAQDAKEGGLTGEGLALGTEIDDTPRPGDTYIKETFQDWSLRCVVVADADDLCQMYQLLSDSNGSPVAEFTAFRLPEGGQAAAGATIVVPLETALVEQLAIKVDDAAGRKYPYAYCNTIGCYARIGLTQADVEAYKRGAEAVLSIVPIAAPDQRVNVTLSLKGFTAAFEASSYLTQ, from the coding sequence ATGACCCTTTTTGCGCAGGACGCAAAGGAAGGTGGCCTCACCGGCGAAGGGCTCGCATTGGGCACTGAAATCGATGATACACCCCGTCCGGGCGACACCTACATTAAAGAGACCTTTCAGGATTGGTCGCTGCGCTGCGTGGTCGTGGCGGACGCGGATGATCTGTGCCAGATGTACCAGCTTCTGTCCGATTCCAACGGCTCTCCTGTTGCGGAATTTACGGCGTTCCGCCTGCCGGAAGGCGGTCAGGCCGCAGCGGGCGCAACCATCGTTGTCCCCCTTGAAACTGCGCTGGTGGAACAGCTGGCAATCAAGGTCGATGACGCAGCCGGTCGCAAATACCCATACGCCTATTGCAACACCATTGGCTGTTACGCGCGGATCGGTCTCACCCAGGCAGATGTCGAGGCCTATAAACGCGGCGCTGAGGCTGTGTTATCCATCGTTCCCATCGCGGCCCCCGATCAGCGTGTCAATGTGACCTTGTCACTGAAAGGGTTTACCGCCGCGTTCGAGGCATCCTCCTACCTCACGCAATAG